A single genomic interval of Rhizophagus irregularis chromosome 15, complete sequence harbors:
- a CDS encoding uncharacterized protein (SECRETED:cutsite_CKA-AK; SECRETED:prob_0.4858); SECRETED:SignalP(1-32), which yields MIKFSYNGFTAKNITLNFQPLLYLLLIHSCKAAKLKNHNPLQNLLVEFVGRNHIAISLNRIVQSYSTNISVKSIKSDQIIKSLEVCDYLEWIPFEKFEMVKYIGKGRFSSVYSALWMEGPRWIWDDGAQERTRAGPMNDALKLLDNSQNIST from the exons atgatcaaatttagcTACAATGGATTCACAGCAAAAAATATCACTTTGAATTTTCAACCTTTATTATACCTTTTATTGATACATTCATGCAAGGCAGCAAAGCTTAAAAATCATAATCCACTACAAAATTTGTTAGTCGAATTTGTTGGTCGAAATCACATTGCTATTTCCTTAAATAGAATAGTTCAATCTTATTCAACAAATATATCTGTAAAGTCAATAAAATCAGATCAAATCATTAAAAGTTTAGAAG TTTGTGATTACTTGGAATGGATCCCTTTTGAGAAATTTGAAATGGTTAAATATATCGGTAAGGGTAGATTTAGTAGTGTTTACTCAGCTCTTTGGATGGAAGGACCTAGATGGATTTGGGATGATGGTGCACAAGAAAGGACTCGAGCTGGACCAATGAATGATGCTTTAAAGCTTCTTGATAATTCACAAAACATTTcaacttaa